In Burkholderia gladioli, a genomic segment contains:
- a CDS encoding cell division protein ZipA C-terminal FtsZ-binding domain-containing protein, with protein MDELTLGLIGVGVVVVGGIVVYNAWQGAKVRRRMPRPMPPEAADTLARQERDEDAPFIEPVRQPSPAPAVARREPTVAAPAAAADHEARVEPTFGGAPEAPADTPADLQADETLTAAGEGADHAAGEAESAEAGAAAQPAIATTAVPIDDGEPVLPAATTISSAPPTIVDRRIDCIVPIRLGASLPGERILPAAQRLRRAGSKPVHIEGKPEDGGNWELLQNGVRYEELRAAAQLANRNGPLNELEFSEFVSGVGQFADAIDGAPEFPDMLETVSMARELDGFAAQCDAQLSINVMSDGAPWSANYVQAVASQDGLLLSRDGTRFVKLDAKQNPVFMLQFGDTNFLRDDLTYKGGNMITLVLDVPVADEDILPFKLMCDYAKSLSDRIGARVVDDSRRPLPESTLVAIEQQLMKLYAKLEEAGIPAGSPVTRRLFSQ; from the coding sequence ATGGACGAGTTGACACTCGGGTTGATTGGCGTAGGCGTGGTGGTGGTTGGCGGCATCGTGGTCTACAACGCCTGGCAGGGCGCCAAGGTGCGCCGCCGGATGCCGCGGCCGATGCCGCCCGAGGCCGCCGATACGCTGGCGCGCCAGGAGCGCGACGAGGATGCGCCCTTCATCGAGCCGGTGCGGCAGCCCTCGCCGGCGCCTGCGGTGGCGCGGCGCGAGCCCACGGTGGCGGCGCCGGCCGCGGCCGCCGATCACGAGGCCCGCGTCGAGCCGACCTTCGGCGGCGCGCCGGAAGCTCCGGCCGATACGCCCGCCGACCTGCAGGCCGATGAAACGCTCACCGCCGCAGGCGAGGGCGCGGATCACGCAGCCGGCGAGGCCGAGTCCGCCGAAGCCGGCGCCGCGGCGCAGCCTGCAATCGCGACAACCGCCGTGCCGATCGATGACGGCGAGCCGGTGCTGCCGGCCGCCACCACGATCTCCTCGGCGCCGCCCACCATCGTCGATCGCCGCATCGACTGCATCGTGCCGATCCGGCTCGGCGCGTCGCTGCCCGGCGAGCGCATCCTGCCGGCCGCGCAGCGCCTGCGCCGTGCCGGCAGCAAGCCGGTCCACATCGAGGGCAAGCCCGAGGACGGCGGCAACTGGGAGCTGTTGCAGAACGGCGTGCGCTACGAGGAACTGCGCGCGGCCGCGCAACTGGCGAATCGCAATGGCCCGCTCAACGAGCTCGAATTCTCCGAATTCGTCTCGGGCGTGGGCCAGTTCGCCGACGCGATCGACGGCGCGCCCGAATTTCCCGACATGCTGGAGACGGTCTCGATGGCGCGCGAGCTCGATGGCTTCGCCGCGCAATGCGACGCGCAGTTGTCGATCAACGTGATGTCGGACGGCGCGCCCTGGTCGGCCAACTACGTGCAGGCGGTGGCCTCGCAGGACGGCCTGCTGCTGTCGCGCGACGGCACGCGCTTCGTCAAGCTCGACGCGAAGCAGAACCCGGTGTTCATGCTGCAGTTCGGCGACACCAACTTCCTGCGCGACGACCTGACCTACAAGGGCGGGAACATGATCACCCTGGTGCTCGACGTGCCGGTGGCCGACGAGGACATCCTGCCCTTCAAGCTGATGTGCGACTACGCGAAGTCGCTGTCCGACCGGATCGGCGCGCGGGTGGTCGACGATTCGCGCCGGCCGCTGCCCGAATCCACCCTGGTGGCGATCGAGCAGCAACTGATGAAGCTCTACGCGAAGCTCGAGGAAGCCGGCATCCCGGCCGGCTCGCCCGTCACGCGGCGCCTGTTCAGCCAGTAA
- the ligA gene encoding NAD-dependent DNA ligase LigA: MARSPVEPPASQPSERAAWLRNELERANHAYYVLDQPDLPDAEYDRLFRELQQIEAEHPDLITLDSPTQRVGGEAATGFTPVVHDAPMLSLNNGFSDEDIAAFDKRVADALDKAPADLAGTATDPVEYACELKFDGLAISLRYEHGRFVQAATRGDGTTGEDVTENVRTIRSIPLTLKGKNPPALLDVRGEVLMYKRDFARLNQRQREAEQREFANPRNAAAGSLRQLDSKITAQRPLSFFAYGIGVLEGAAMPDTHSGLLDWYAGFGLPVNRERAVVKGAEGLLAFFHKVGERREALPYDIDGVVYKVNRRDEQERLGFVSRAPRFALAHKFPAQEALTRLLAIEVQVGRTGAITPVARLEPVFVGGATVTNATLHNEDEVRRKDIRIGDTVIVRRAGDVIPEVVSSLLDRRPADAAEFVMPTECPVCGSRIERLPEEAIARCTGGLFCPAQRKQALWHFAQRRALDIDGLGEKIIDQLVEQNLVRTPADLFHLGFATLAALDRFADKSAQNLLDSLEKARHTTLGRFIYALGIRHVGESTAKDLAKHFGSLQPIMDATTEQLLEVNDVGPVVAESLHQFFAEEHNRTVIAQLREKVDWPEGPPAPREPQGVLAGKTVVLTGTLPTLGRDEAKALLEAAGAKVTGSVSKKTDYVVAGAEAGSKLAKAEELGIPVLDEDGMHLLLKGELPS; the protein is encoded by the coding sequence ATGGCCCGATCCCCAGTTGAACCGCCAGCCAGCCAGCCGTCCGAACGGGCGGCCTGGCTGCGCAATGAACTCGAGCGCGCGAATCACGCCTATTACGTGCTCGACCAGCCCGACCTGCCCGACGCCGAATACGACCGGCTGTTCCGCGAGCTGCAGCAAATCGAGGCCGAGCATCCCGACCTGATCACGCTCGACTCGCCGACCCAGCGCGTGGGTGGCGAGGCCGCCACCGGCTTCACGCCGGTGGTGCACGACGCGCCGATGCTGTCGCTGAACAATGGTTTCTCCGACGAGGACATCGCCGCCTTCGACAAGCGTGTGGCCGATGCGCTCGACAAGGCGCCGGCCGACCTGGCCGGCACCGCCACCGATCCGGTCGAATACGCCTGCGAGCTCAAGTTCGACGGCCTGGCGATCTCGCTGCGCTACGAACATGGCCGCTTCGTGCAGGCCGCCACGCGCGGCGACGGCACCACCGGCGAGGACGTCACCGAGAACGTGCGCACCATCCGCTCGATCCCGCTGACGCTGAAGGGCAAGAACCCGCCGGCCCTGCTCGACGTGCGCGGCGAGGTGCTGATGTACAAGCGCGATTTCGCGCGCCTGAACCAGCGCCAGCGCGAGGCCGAGCAGCGCGAGTTCGCCAATCCGCGCAACGCGGCGGCCGGCAGCCTGCGCCAGCTCGATTCGAAGATCACTGCGCAGCGGCCGCTGTCCTTCTTCGCCTACGGCATCGGCGTGCTCGAAGGCGCGGCCATGCCCGATACGCACAGCGGCCTGCTCGACTGGTACGCCGGCTTCGGGCTGCCGGTCAATCGCGAGCGCGCGGTGGTGAAGGGCGCCGAGGGGCTGCTGGCCTTCTTCCACAAGGTCGGCGAGCGGCGCGAGGCGCTGCCCTACGACATCGACGGCGTGGTCTACAAGGTCAACCGGCGCGACGAGCAGGAGCGGCTCGGTTTCGTCTCGCGCGCGCCGCGCTTCGCGCTGGCCCACAAGTTCCCGGCCCAGGAGGCGCTCACCCGGCTGCTGGCGATCGAGGTGCAGGTCGGCCGCACCGGCGCGATCACCCCGGTGGCGCGGCTCGAGCCGGTGTTCGTGGGCGGCGCGACGGTGACCAACGCGACCCTGCACAACGAGGACGAGGTGCGCCGCAAGGACATCCGGATCGGCGACACGGTGATCGTGCGGCGCGCCGGAGACGTGATTCCCGAGGTGGTGTCGTCCCTGCTCGACCGGCGCCCGGCCGACGCGGCCGAATTCGTGATGCCGACCGAATGCCCGGTCTGCGGCTCGCGCATCGAGCGGCTGCCCGAGGAGGCGATCGCGCGCTGCACGGGCGGCCTGTTCTGCCCGGCGCAGCGCAAGCAGGCGCTGTGGCACTTCGCGCAGCGCCGCGCGCTCGACATCGACGGCCTCGGCGAGAAGATCATCGACCAGTTGGTCGAGCAGAACCTGGTGCGCACGCCGGCCGACCTGTTCCATCTCGGTTTCGCGACCCTGGCGGCGCTCGACCGCTTCGCCGACAAGTCCGCGCAAAACCTGCTCGACTCGCTGGAGAAGGCGCGTCACACCACGCTCGGCCGCTTCATCTACGCGCTGGGGATCCGCCACGTCGGCGAATCGACGGCCAAGGACCTGGCCAAGCACTTCGGCTCGCTGCAGCCGATCATGGACGCCACCACCGAGCAACTGCTCGAAGTCAACGACGTCGGCCCGGTGGTGGCCGAGTCGCTGCACCAGTTCTTCGCCGAGGAGCACAATCGCACCGTGATCGCGCAACTGCGCGAGAAGGTCGACTGGCCGGAAGGGCCGCCCGCGCCGCGCGAGCCGCAGGGCGTGCTGGCCGGCAAGACCGTGGTGCTGACGGGCACGCTGCCGACGCTGGGCCGCGACGAGGCGAAGGCGCTGCTCGAGGCGGCCGGCGCCAAGGTGACCGGCTCGGTGTCGAAGAAGACCGATTACGTGGTCGCCGGTGCCGAGGCGGGGAGCAAGCTCGCCAAGGCCGAGGAACTCGGCATCCCCGTGCTCGACGAGGACGGGATGCATCTACTGCTCAAGGGAGAACTGCCATCATGA
- the tsf gene encoding translation elongation factor Ts has product MAAITASMVAELRAKTDAPMMECKKALTEADGDLVKAEELLRVKLGNKASKAASRVTAEGVVSSFVSNGAGALVELNCETDFVAKNDDFLAFAKTVAELVAAQNPADVAALSALPLDGKTVDEVRLALVGKIGENISIRRFVRFETANQIATYLHGSRIGVIVEYTGADEQVGKDVAMHVAAMKPVALSAEQVPAELIEKERRVAEQKAAESGKPAEIAAKMVDGSVQKYLKEISLLNQPFVKNDKQTIEQMLKAANAAVQKFSLFVVGEGIEKRQDDFAAEVAAQVAAAKQQ; this is encoded by the coding sequence ATGGCGGCAATTACCGCAAGCATGGTGGCAGAACTGCGCGCGAAGACCGACGCGCCGATGATGGAATGCAAGAAGGCGCTGACGGAAGCCGACGGCGATCTGGTCAAGGCCGAGGAACTGCTGCGCGTCAAGCTCGGCAACAAGGCCAGCAAGGCCGCATCGCGCGTGACGGCCGAGGGCGTGGTCTCGTCCTTCGTCAGCAACGGCGCCGGCGCCCTGGTCGAACTGAACTGCGAAACCGACTTCGTCGCCAAGAACGACGACTTCCTGGCCTTCGCCAAGACCGTCGCGGAGCTCGTCGCGGCCCAGAACCCGGCTGACGTGGCTGCCCTGTCGGCGCTGCCGCTGGACGGCAAGACGGTCGACGAGGTGCGCCTGGCCCTGGTCGGCAAGATCGGCGAAAACATCTCGATCCGCCGCTTCGTGCGCTTCGAGACCGCCAACCAGATCGCCACCTACCTGCACGGCAGCCGCATCGGCGTGATCGTCGAGTACACCGGCGCGGACGAGCAGGTCGGCAAGGACGTCGCGATGCACGTCGCGGCCATGAAGCCGGTCGCGCTGTCGGCCGAGCAGGTGCCGGCCGAGCTGATCGAGAAGGAACGCCGCGTGGCCGAGCAGAAGGCCGCCGAATCGGGCAAGCCGGCCGAGATCGCCGCCAAGATGGTCGACGGCAGCGTCCAGAAGTACCTGAAGGAAATCTCGCTGCTGAACCAGCCGTTCGTGAAGAACGACAAGCAGACGATCGAACAGATGCTCAAGGCAGCCAATGCTGCAGTGCAAAAGTTCTCGCTGTTCGTGGTCGGCGAAGGCATCGAGAAGCGCCAGGACGACTTCGCGGCCGAAGTGGCGGCGCAAGTCGCGGCAGCCAAGCAGCAGTAA
- the rpsB gene encoding 30S ribosomal protein S2, whose amino-acid sequence MAVTMRQMLEAGVHFGHQTRFWNPKMAPFIFGHRNKIHIINLEKTLPMFTDAQKYVRQLSANRGTILFVGTKRQSRDTIAQEAQRAGMPFVNARWLGGMLTNFKTLKVSIKRLKDMEAAVESGETEKMSKKEALLFEREIAKLQKSIGGVKDMGGIPDAIFVVDVGYHKIAITEANKLGVPVIAVVDTNHSPEGVDYVIPGNDDSSKAVALYAEGVADAILEGRANAVNEVVQAVRGDDEYVEENA is encoded by the coding sequence ATGGCAGTCACGATGCGCCAAATGCTGGAAGCCGGTGTCCACTTCGGTCACCAAACGCGCTTCTGGAACCCGAAGATGGCCCCGTTCATTTTCGGTCATCGCAACAAGATTCACATCATCAACCTCGAAAAGACGCTGCCGATGTTCACGGACGCACAGAAGTACGTGCGCCAGCTGTCGGCAAATCGGGGCACGATCCTGTTCGTCGGCACCAAGCGTCAGTCGCGCGACACGATCGCTCAGGAAGCGCAGCGCGCCGGCATGCCGTTCGTCAACGCGCGCTGGCTCGGCGGCATGCTGACCAACTTCAAGACGCTGAAGGTATCGATCAAGCGCCTGAAGGACATGGAAGCGGCCGTCGAATCGGGTGAAACCGAGAAGATGAGCAAGAAGGAAGCGCTGCTGTTCGAACGCGAAATCGCCAAGCTGCAGAAGTCGATCGGCGGCGTGAAGGACATGGGCGGCATTCCGGACGCGATCTTCGTGGTCGACGTCGGCTACCACAAGATCGCCATCACCGAAGCGAACAAGCTGGGCGTGCCGGTCATCGCCGTGGTCGATACGAACCACTCGCCGGAAGGTGTGGACTATGTGATCCCGGGTAACGACGACTCGAGCAAGGCTGTCGCGCTGTACGCCGAAGGCGTGGCCGATGCGATCCTCGAAGGCCGTGCCAACGCGGTCAACGAAGTGGTCCAGGCGGTGCGCGGCGACGACGAGTACGTCGAAGAGAACGCGTAA
- a CDS encoding pseudouridine synthase: MRTKLTIKNPRPASPSRAPVRSGSLAGRKPTRPAPLDPATKPKPSAKRPAGAKSAAPRAAKPAGAGAVKPRAPRDGERGGFGRPPREGGDRPARDGARFSRDGDRPARPARDGERGAFRGEGRPARTGGDRPPRDGTRFSRDGDRPARPARDGERPTRDGARFSRDGDRPARPARDGERGSFRGEGRPTREGERPPRDGARFSRDGDRPARPARDGEHGSFRGEGRPARDGERPPRDGARFSRDGDRPARPARDGERGSFRGEGRPTRDGERPPRDGARFSRDGDRPARPARDGERGSFRGEGRPTRDGERPPRDGARFSRDGDRPARPARDGERSAFRGEGRPARDSGDRPARAGARPVRDAAPSRLKVAQPVKSRAASFDDADETGMVRLSKRMSELGLCSRREADEWIEKGWVLVDGERIDTLGTKVRPEQNIEIDQRAQAAQAAQVTILLHKPVGYVSGQAEDGYEPAVTLITRENHWSGDHSALRFSPQHLRTLAPAGRLDIDSTGLLVLTQDGRIAKQLIGEQSDIDKEYLVRVRFGERLADIDQHFPAESLAKLRHGLELDGAPLKPAMVSWQNGEQLRFVLREGKKRQIRRMCELVGLEVIGLKRVRMGHVMLGALPQGEWRYLSPDENF; encoded by the coding sequence ATGCGCACCAAACTGACAATCAAGAATCCCCGCCCGGCATCGCCGTCCCGCGCCCCGGTCCGCTCAGGCAGCCTGGCTGGCCGCAAACCGACGCGCCCCGCGCCGCTCGATCCCGCGACGAAACCGAAACCGTCCGCCAAGCGGCCGGCCGGCGCGAAGTCGGCGGCGCCGCGCGCGGCCAAGCCGGCCGGCGCCGGCGCGGTGAAACCGCGCGCGCCGCGTGACGGTGAGCGCGGCGGCTTCGGCCGGCCGCCGCGCGAGGGCGGCGATCGCCCGGCGCGTGACGGCGCTCGCTTCTCCCGCGACGGGGATCGCCCGGCGCGCCCCGCTCGCGATGGCGAGCGCGGTGCGTTCCGCGGCGAAGGCCGCCCTGCCCGCACCGGCGGCGATCGTCCCCCGCGTGACGGCACGCGTTTCTCCCGCGATGGAGATCGTCCGGCGCGCCCCGCTCGTGATGGTGAACGCCCGACGCGTGACGGCGCGCGTTTCTCCCGCGATGGCGATCGTCCGGCGCGCCCTGCTCGCGATGGCGAACGCGGCTCGTTCCGCGGCGAAGGCCGCCCCACGCGTGAAGGTGAACGGCCGCCGCGTGACGGCGCCCGTTTCTCCCGCGACGGCGATCGCCCGGCGCGCCCCGCTCGTGATGGCGAACATGGCTCGTTCCGCGGCGAAGGCCGCCCTGCGCGTGATGGTGAACGGCCGCCGCGTGACGGCGCTCGCTTCTCCCGCGATGGCGATCGTCCGGCGCGCCCCGCTCGCGATGGCGAACGCGGTTCGTTCCGCGGCGAAGGCCGCCCCACGCGCGACGGTGAACGGCCGCCGCGTGACGGCGCCCGCTTCTCCCGCGATGGCGATCGTCCGGCGCGCCCCGCTCGCGATGGCGAGCGCGGTTCGTTCCGTGGCGAAGGCCGCCCCACGCGCGACGGTGAACGGCCGCCGCGTGACGGCGCCCGCTTCTCCCGCGACGGTGATCGTCCGGCACGCCCCGCTCGCGACGGCGAACGCAGCGCGTTCCGTGGCGAAGGCCGCCCTGCCCGTGATAGCGGCGATCGTCCCGCCCGTGCCGGCGCCCGCCCCGTGCGCGACGCCGCCCCCTCGCGCCTGAAGGTCGCTCAGCCCGTCAAGTCGCGCGCCGCCTCCTTCGACGACGCCGACGAAACCGGCATGGTCCGTCTCTCGAAGCGGATGTCCGAGCTCGGCCTCTGCTCGCGCCGCGAGGCCGACGAATGGATCGAGAAGGGCTGGGTGCTGGTCGACGGCGAGCGGATCGACACGCTCGGCACCAAGGTGCGCCCGGAGCAGAACATCGAGATCGACCAGCGCGCCCAGGCTGCCCAGGCCGCCCAGGTGACGATCCTGCTGCACAAGCCGGTCGGCTACGTATCGGGCCAGGCCGAGGACGGCTACGAGCCGGCCGTCACCCTGATCACGCGCGAGAACCACTGGAGCGGCGATCATTCGGCGCTGCGTTTCTCGCCGCAGCACCTGCGCACGCTGGCGCCGGCAGGCCGCCTCGACATCGACTCGACCGGCCTGCTGGTGCTGACGCAGGACGGCCGCATCGCCAAGCAGCTGATCGGCGAGCAATCCGACATCGACAAGGAATACCTGGTGCGCGTGCGCTTCGGCGAGCGCCTGGCCGACATCGACCAGCATTTCCCGGCCGAATCGCTGGCCAAGCTGCGCCACGGCCTGGAACTCGACGGCGCGCCGCTCAAGCCCGCGATGGTGAGCTGGCAGAACGGCGAACAGTTGCGCTTCGTGCTGCGCGAAGGCAAGAAGCGCCAGATCCGTCGCATGTGCGAGCTGGTCGGGCTGGAGGTGATCGGCCTGAAGCGCGTGCGGATGGGCCACGTGATGCTAGGCGCGCTGCCGCAAGGCGAGTGGCGCTACCTGTCGCCCGACGAGAACTTCTGA
- the def gene encoding peptide deformylase: MIREILRMGDPRLLEVAKPVEAFDTPELHELVADMFETMHHANGAGLAAPQIGVGLQLIIFGFGNNARYPDAPPVPETVLINPSVEYLPPDMEEGWEGCLSVPGMRGVVSRYSKVHYSGFDQYGKRIDRIAEGFHARVVQHEYDHLIGKLYPMRITDFSKFGFAEVLFPGLDPNADD, translated from the coding sequence ATGATTCGCGAGATCCTCAGGATGGGCGATCCGCGCCTGCTCGAAGTCGCGAAGCCGGTCGAGGCCTTCGATACGCCGGAACTGCACGAGCTGGTCGCCGACATGTTCGAGACCATGCACCACGCCAACGGCGCGGGGCTGGCCGCGCCGCAGATCGGCGTGGGCCTGCAACTGATCATCTTCGGTTTCGGCAACAACGCGCGCTACCCGGACGCGCCGCCGGTGCCGGAGACGGTGCTGATCAATCCGAGCGTGGAATACCTGCCGCCGGACATGGAGGAGGGCTGGGAAGGCTGCCTGTCGGTGCCGGGCATGCGCGGCGTGGTGAGCCGCTACAGCAAGGTCCACTACTCGGGCTTCGACCAGTACGGCAAGCGCATCGACCGCATCGCCGAGGGCTTCCATGCGCGTGTGGTCCAGCACGAATACGACCACCTGATCGGCAAGCTCTATCCGATGCGGATCACCGACTTCTCGAAGTTCGGCTTCGCCGAGGTGCTGTTCCCCGGGCTCGATCCGAACGCGGACGACTGA
- a CDS encoding [protein-PII] uridylyltransferase: MSVPALTATEAPSHKAEFRAVKAELIARFRAATQVEALMRALSRATDEALRQLWTDCDLPGSLALVAVGGFGRGELSPHSDVDILVLLPDAHGGEFDARIERFIGMAWDLGLEIGSSVRTVGECIDEAAQDVTVQTSLLEARRITGSLTLFKRAVARYREALDPRAFFQAKVLEMRQRHAKFQDTPYSLEPNVKESPGGLRDLQTILWIARAAGFGKSWRELDTRGLISAREARELRRNEAFLKALRARLHVITGRRQDILVFDLQTQAAESFGYVPTPAKRASEQLMRRYYWAAKAVTQLATILIQNIEAQLFPATSGITRVLSPGRFVEKQGMLETVSDDVFEQHPDAILEAFLLYETTRGVKGLSARTLRALYNSRDVMNGAWRRDPRNRETFMKILQQNEGITHAFRLLNQTSVLGRYLLNFRRIVGQMQHDLYHVYTVDQHILMVLRNIRRFAVAEHAHEYPFCSQLIANFERPWVLYVAALFHDIAKGRGGDHSKLGMADARRFCREHGITGDDAALVVWLVEHHLTMSQVAQKQDISDPEVVKRFAGLVGNERWLTALYLLTVADIRGTSPKVWNTWKGKLLEDLYRATSAVLGGARPDTHSELQTRRDEALALLRLETVPDDVHQPLWDQLDVGYFLRHDAADIAWQTRVLYRHVHAETAIVRARPSPVGDALQVLVYVKDRSDLFAGICAYFDRNGLSVLDARISTTRHGYALDNFIVTRSEHDVQYRDIANLVEQQLADRLSSPAPLPEPSKGRLSRLSRTFPITPRVDLRADERGQYYILSVSANDRPGLLYSIARVLAEHRVGVHAARINTLGERVEDVFLLDGAGLSDNRLQIQVETELLRAIAA; encoded by the coding sequence ATGAGCGTTCCTGCCCTCACCGCCACCGAAGCGCCGTCGCACAAGGCCGAATTCCGCGCCGTCAAGGCCGAGCTGATCGCGCGCTTTCGCGCCGCGACCCAGGTCGAGGCGCTGATGCGCGCGCTCTCGCGAGCCACCGACGAAGCGCTGCGCCAGCTCTGGACCGATTGCGACCTGCCCGGCTCGCTGGCGCTGGTCGCCGTCGGCGGCTTCGGGCGCGGCGAGCTCTCGCCGCATTCCGACGTCGACATCCTGGTGCTGCTGCCCGATGCGCACGGCGGCGAGTTCGACGCGCGCATCGAGCGCTTCATCGGCATGGCCTGGGATCTCGGGCTAGAGATCGGCAGCAGCGTGCGCACGGTCGGCGAGTGCATCGACGAGGCCGCGCAGGACGTCACGGTGCAGACCTCCCTGCTGGAGGCGCGCCGCATCACCGGCAGCCTGACGCTGTTCAAGCGCGCGGTGGCGCGCTACCGCGAGGCGCTCGACCCGCGCGCCTTCTTCCAGGCCAAGGTGCTGGAGATGCGTCAGCGCCACGCCAAGTTCCAGGACACGCCCTACAGCCTCGAGCCGAACGTGAAGGAAAGCCCGGGCGGCCTGCGCGACCTGCAGACGATCCTCTGGATCGCGCGCGCGGCCGGCTTCGGCAAGAGTTGGCGCGAGCTCGACACGCGCGGGCTGATCAGCGCGCGCGAGGCGCGCGAGCTGCGCCGCAACGAGGCCTTCCTGAAGGCGCTGCGCGCACGCCTGCACGTGATCACCGGGCGCCGCCAGGACATCCTGGTGTTCGACCTGCAGACCCAGGCGGCCGAGAGCTTCGGCTACGTGCCGACCCCGGCCAAGCGCGCCAGCGAGCAGCTGATGCGCCGCTACTACTGGGCCGCCAAGGCCGTCACCCAGCTCGCCACGATCCTGATCCAGAACATCGAGGCGCAGTTGTTCCCGGCCACCAGCGGCATCACGCGGGTGTTGTCGCCGGGCCGCTTCGTCGAGAAGCAGGGCATGCTGGAGACCGTCTCCGACGACGTGTTCGAGCAGCATCCCGACGCGATCCTCGAGGCCTTCCTGCTCTACGAGACCACCCGCGGCGTGAAGGGCCTGTCGGCGCGCACGCTGCGCGCGCTCTACAACTCGCGCGACGTGATGAACGGCGCCTGGCGCCGCGATCCGCGCAACCGCGAGACCTTCATGAAGATCCTGCAGCAGAACGAAGGCATCACGCATGCGTTCCGGCTGCTGAACCAGACCAGCGTGCTGGGCCGCTACCTGCTCAACTTCCGCCGCATCGTCGGGCAGATGCAGCACGATCTCTACCACGTGTACACGGTCGACCAGCACATCCTGATGGTGCTGCGCAATATCCGCCGCTTCGCGGTGGCCGAGCACGCGCATGAATATCCGTTCTGCAGCCAGCTGATCGCGAACTTCGAGCGGCCCTGGGTGCTCTACGTGGCGGCGCTGTTCCACGACATCGCCAAGGGCCGCGGCGGCGACCACTCCAAGCTCGGCATGGCCGACGCGCGGCGTTTCTGCCGCGAGCACGGCATCACCGGCGACGATGCCGCGCTGGTGGTCTGGCTGGTCGAGCATCACCTGACCATGAGCCAGGTCGCGCAGAAGCAGGACATCAGCGATCCCGAGGTGGTCAAGCGCTTCGCCGGCCTGGTCGGCAACGAGCGCTGGCTGACCGCGCTCTACCTGCTGACCGTGGCCGATATCCGCGGCACCAGCCCGAAGGTCTGGAACACCTGGAAGGGCAAGCTGCTGGAGGATCTGTACCGCGCCACCAGCGCGGTGCTCGGCGGCGCGCGGCCCGACACGCATTCCGAGCTGCAGACGCGCCGCGACGAGGCGCTCGCGCTGCTGCGGCTGGAGACCGTGCCCGACGACGTGCACCAGCCGCTGTGGGACCAGCTCGACGTCGGCTACTTCCTGCGCCACGACGCGGCCGATATCGCCTGGCAGACGCGCGTGCTGTACCGGCACGTGCATGCCGAGACGGCGATCGTGCGCGCGCGGCCCTCGCCGGTGGGCGACGCGCTGCAGGTGCTGGTCTACGTCAAGGACCGTTCGGACCTGTTCGCGGGCATCTGCGCCTACTTCGACCGCAACGGCCTGTCGGTGCTCGATGCGCGCATCAGCACCACCCGCCACGGCTACGCGCTCGACAATTTCATCGTCACGCGCTCCGAGCACGACGTGCAGTATCGCGATATCGCCAACCTCGTCGAACAGCAGCTCGCCGACCGGCTGTCCAGCCCGGCGCCGCTGCCCGAACCGTCGAAGGGCCGCCTGTCGCGCCTGTCGCGCACCTTCCCGATCACGCCCCGCGTCGACCTGCGCGCCGACGAGCGTGGTCAGTACTACATCCTGTCCGTGTCCGCCAACGACCGGCCGGGCCTTCTCTATTCGATCGCGCGCGTGCTGGCCGAGCACCGGGTCGGCGTCCATGCGGCGCGGATCAATACGCTCGGCGAGCGCGTCGAGGACGTGTTCCTGCTCGACGGCGCCGGCCTGTCCGACAACCGTTTGCAGATCCAGGTCGAAACTGAATTGCTGCGCGCGATCGCAGCCTGA